The Lipingzhangella halophila genome segment GCCGGAGATAAAACACGGCCCCGTATTGGCGACCATGTTCCGGGACAATGCCGCACCATAGGTATGGGGTAGACAAGGGTCGGTGATGCGCGCGCCCGGTGGCCGGGCGTCTGCGCACGGATGGGAGAGGCGTGAATGTTTGGCAGGTCGACCGCGCGACGCGGCGCCACCTCGCAGGAGGAAGCCGTGGCGGCCGACTTCGATGACTACGACGCCGGCTACGCGCCCCAACCCACCCGGCGGGGCCGGCGCCCCCGGGCCGGTTCCGGTGGCCGCTGGTGGGTGTGGCTGGGCCGGGCGGTGCTATGGGCGTTCATCATTGTTGTCATCTTCAACGGCATCTGGTTGCCGTTCCGCGGCGGTCTTGCCCAGCCGTCGGAGGAGGAGACGGCCGACGACTCCGGGCCGGACTTCCCCACCACCGCCGCCTCAGCGTTCGCCGTGCGCTTCGCGAATGCCTACCTGAACGGCGAGGAGACCGCCGGTGCGAACGGGGAGCGCGAGCGCGCCGAGGTGCTCGCCGAGTTCGTCCCCGAGGGGGAGGCCTCCGCCTTCGACAATGTCAGTGGTGAGCTCACCGGAGAGAACATCGAAGTCGCCACCATCGATGTCCAGGACGATGAGAACGCCGTCGTCACGCTCAGCGCCGACGTCAACGGCGAGCCCATGAGCCTCGACGTCCCGGTCTACGCGGACGAGAACGCGGCCCTGGTCGTCTCCGGGCCGCCGGCGCTGCTCGCGGCCCCCTCAACAGCGGAGCTTCCCGGCGGTGACGCCATCGAGAACGACACCGCCGTCCGTGATGAACTCCAGGCGAACCTCGAAGGATTTTTCGAGGCCTACGCCGAAACCCCCGACCATCTCACCCGTTACGTTGAGCCGGGAGCGAGCGTCACCGAGCTCCCCGCGGACACCGTGAGCTTCCAGGAGGTCGACGACGTCGTCGTTCCGGTGGGCTCCGGTAATGGCGAGGACGTGCGGGAGGCCACGGCCACAGTGGTGTGGCAGCTTCCGGGCGCCGACGAGGAGACCACCCCCACCAACATCCGCCAGACGTACCAGTTGACGGTCGTCAAGGACGGCGGAAACTGGTACGTCCGCGACATTCAAGGAGCCCCCCAGTCATTCAACGACTGACCCGCGGCGGGGCAGAAGCCAAGGAGACACGAACGACCATGCAGCTCAGAAATGCGACACGGGAGGGCGGGCGCTAGATGGACCCCCTGTTTTCCAGTGTCATCCCCCTGATTTCGGACGTCGGGAGTGGTGCGTTCGGCGCCGACACCGTAACCGTGCTCGCGGAGGCCACCGACGACGCCCCGGACACCGAAGGGCTGGCCGACTTCCTGCGGGGCTTCTTCGGCCCCCTCTTCCTGGTGATCGTCTCGATCGTGGCGATCTTCTTCCTGTTCACGAGGGAGATCACCAGGTTCGCGCAGTTCATCATCCTCGCGATTTTCATTGGAATCGTCTTCTACGTCCCAGGGATCATCGAGGTCACCGCGGAGGCCATCGCTGGCGCAATGGGCGTATCGACGGAGGACTAGGAGGCCAGGGACGTGGATCTGCCCACGTACACCAATATCTGGCGCATCGAGAAGCGGCTCTATAAGCTCTACGATTTCCGGCTGCCCACGCCGCTTCCGGTCGTCACCCTTGGTGTGTACCTGGGCGTCTGCATTACCTGGTTCGCCCTGATGGGCCTGCTCCGGATCCCGTCTCCGCTCGAGTCGCCGTGGCAGGTTGTCTGGCTGGTCCCGCCCTTTCTCATCACGTGGGCCGCCACCCGCCCGGTCATCGAGGGCAAGCGCCTCACCGAGCTGCTGCTGTCGTACGGGCGGTTCGTGACCGAGGCGCGGGTCTACACCCGCCTCGCCCCCGAGGGAGAGGCCGGTCAGGTCACCGTCACCGTCCGCGTCTGGCACCGCCACCCCGCCGCCGGTCCGCTGCCCGCGGTGCGCACGAAGGCCGTCAAGAAGCGCGCCAAGAAGGGAGCGAAGAAGGGCGCCACCGAGCTCTCCGGGCCGCCCGCCGAGCCCGCACCGGCCCTGGACGCCGCCCCCACCAGCGGGCCGCGGGAGCTCGAACGGGTCCGCGAAGGCCGGCGGGCCGAGGCCGCGCGCAACGCCGCCGCGCGCGGCACGCCAGTGGCGAGCGCCGCGCCCGCGCCGCCCCTGACACACGCCCCGGAGCCCGAGGAGAACGAGAGCGAACCGTACTTCGGGCCACCCCCGCTCGATCGGCGGGAGCACACGGAAGCCAACGGCACGCGGCACGAGCGCCCGGAGGACTACGAGCGGCGCGAGCCGGATGCGGCACCGGAGCCGGA includes the following:
- a CDS encoding conjugal transfer protein, encoding MFGRSTARRGATSQEEAVAADFDDYDAGYAPQPTRRGRRPRAGSGGRWWVWLGRAVLWAFIIVVIFNGIWLPFRGGLAQPSEEETADDSGPDFPTTAASAFAVRFANAYLNGEETAGANGERERAEVLAEFVPEGEASAFDNVSGELTGENIEVATIDVQDDENAVVTLSADVNGEPMSLDVPVYADENAALVVSGPPALLAAPSTAELPGGDAIENDTAVRDELQANLEGFFEAYAETPDHLTRYVEPGASVTELPADTVSFQEVDDVVVPVGSGNGEDVREATATVVWQLPGADEETTPTNIRQTYQLTVVKDGGNWYVRDIQGAPQSFND